A region of Drosophila suzukii chromosome 2L, CBGP_Dsuzu_IsoJpt1.0, whole genome shotgun sequence DNA encodes the following proteins:
- the milt gene encoding trafficking kinesin-binding protein milt isoform X2 — MTHVNNGEKEKEMEVEVEPVRERERERETAAGSGVHHRFLASASERDGNRDYALEAAAASTSSAVAPTTTTTITTNLEDLAFEACQNWSELHQDFFITDDELEYDDELLSLGSSSSIGNICHIAAAATAAEGLITGEQQNEQLLMEVLCGNRVSQMTRAYDDIEAVTRLLEEKEKDLELTVQIGKELLTQNNALEARVADLETDLKASNDDRAQLVHELHKKNELISVLTNDADDGTDTDTPTMSKSITLDLLQRKVNTLIDENKSLKCEATQLAHQTDEVEEHERQLMADISAQLNDANSQYDNLSLELERQREENRLQHEQIVSLTARLAEAEMRLHQLTQDNDEHLSLLHVTKENQNALALELVEFKQRYEEVLALLHSAQDQLKQQRKRSQPMARSSFLGGLGTSGAGVGGGLFQPDSLHFELMESSQYSENSLDSGISGDSQRSADRINRMMMNMPSGGMSTSAMGGSIYAGAGNVPPYKRVFDTVRCAGKSGNYMDSGNVSMTQLGAMSMSSTSGPRMASMAYPAGSYYRGGSSQSLGVKTLSSESLNSQSDDGYPAQPSGVPGAPGAKELEAALKRLTPAEVLARRAMLSYAPAGTYNYDEPMTHGAGKDRNSDLPLGVRTPDSIMSTGSSGMSGSTNHMSASMTHQWRLPEKLQIIKPMEGSQTLHHWSRLATPTLSGLLDERPGVTIRGGRGLDDLGMQIYTLSDVEEDVSDELPGKQFEAPGCTFTYTNSMVMHPDDGFVNDLSFLSQSQMSSRMASTSTSRQPSCPATPRAGLSRKNSCSTFSVNLGLAGMLNERGIKAVTPSALNTPAGPNFSPTVTPCNSPEGSPPRAQSPEPLFGLLSSGADLIRRKIVGDQHQQQQHKQRSSLSKQQQQKIMLSHLERRALRSLNLIEKVESIGLENIISAQRGLGSGIANRSSSPLSSGSLQSLHTSTNSIVDDIHFDRAQIKGVLHRGLKSPTPAGASTSAAAAVALSTSSSTSAYNSDDSDDQGLVMKSKPSKGATPKTTTAAQQSQPTSGSSAPTTTTSNGTASETRLKQMQRQKSRRQLKNGMASQRPDLGTISGGGGRVRPDLGKVADSGSSKLSTKRHEAKAAEEEEAAPQSITQAFVGSVSSLLFGRKGGWL; from the exons ATGACGCACGTAAACAATGGGGAAAAGGAAAAGGAGATGGAAGTGGAAGTGGAGCCAgtgagagagcgagagagggagagggagactGCTGCCGGCAGCGGGGTCCATCATCGATTTTTAGCCAGTGCATCAGAGCGAGACGGCAATAGGGATTATGCATTGGAAGCTGCAGCGGCTTCTACTTCTTCTGCTGTTGcaccaacaacaaccacaacgaTAACCACCAACTTGGAAGACTTGGCCTTTGAGGCATGCCAAAATTGGTCGGAGTTGCACCAAGACTTCTTCATCACGGACGATGAACTTGAGTACGATGACGAACTCCTCTCGTtggggagcagcagcagcattgGCAACATTTGCCACATTGCAGCAGCGGCAACTGCAGCAGAGGGTTTGATAACGGGAGAGCAACAGAACGAGCAGCTGCTAATGGAAG TTCTATGCGGCAACCGCGTTAGCCAGATGACTCGGGCGTACGATGACATTGAGGCCGTGACGCGACTGCTGGAGGAGAAGGAGAAGGACCTGGAGCTGACTGTGCAGATCGGAAAGGAGCTGCTCACCCAGAACAATGCCCTCGAGGCCCGGGTCGCTGATTTGGAGACCGATCTCAAGGCCTCCAACGACGATCGCGCCCAGCTTGTCCACGAACTGCACAAGAAGAACGAGCTTATCTCGGTGCTTACCAACGATGCAGACGATGGCACAGATACTG ACACTCCCACCATGTCGAAGTCCATAACCCTGGACCTGCTGCAGCGCAAGGTAAACACTCTGATCGACGAGAATAAGTCACTCAAGTGCGAGGCCACCCAATTGGCCCACCAGACGGAcgaggtggaggagcatgagcGCCAGCTGATGGCCGATATCAGTGCCCAGTTGAACGATGCCAATTCGCAGTACGACAACCTCAGTCTGGAGTTGGAGCGGCAACGGGAGGAGAACCGACTGCAGCACGAGCAGATCGTGAGCCTGACAGCTCGCCTGGCGGAGGCGGAGATGCGGCTGCACCAACTGACGCAAGACAACGACGAGCACCTGTCCCTGCTGCACGTGACCAAGGAGAACCAAAATGCCTTGGCTCTGGAGCTGGTGGAGTTCAAACAACGCTACGAAGAGGTGCTCGCCCTGCTGCACTCGGCCCAGGATCAGCTTAAGCAGCAGCGTAAGCGGTCTCAACCGATGGCTAGAAGCTCCTTCCTCGGTGGCCTGGGCACAAGTGGTGCAGGCGTTGGAGGTGGTCTCTTCCAGCCGGATTCGCTGCACTTCGAGCTGATGGAGTCGTCGCAGTACTCAGAGAATAGCCTGGACTCTGGCATATCCGGCGACAGCCAACGATCTGCGGACCGCATTAATCGCATGATGATGAACATGCCGTCCGGCGGCATGAGTACATCGGCCATGGGCGGCAGCATCTACGCAGGAGCTGGCAACGTGCCTCCGTACAAGCGGGTGTTCGACACGGTGCGATGTGCCGGCAAGAGCGGCAACTACATGGACAGCGGCAACGTGTCGATGACCCAACTGGGCGCCATGTCGATGAGCAGCACCTCGGGGCCGCGCATGGCTTCGATGGCGTATCCAGCGGGCTCATACTATCGTGGCGGTAGCAGTCAATCGCTGGGCGTTAAAACTCTGTCCAGCGAGAGTCTCAACTCCCAGTCAGATGACGGTTATCCAGCCCAGCCCTCTGGTGTGCCAGGAGCGCCCGGCGCCAAGGAGCTGGAGGCGGCACTCAAGAGGCTGACGCCGGCGGAGGTATTGGCCCGCCGTGCTATGCTGTCTTATGCGCCGGCTGGAACCTATAACTATGATGAACCCATGACTCATGGAGCAGGAAAAGACCGCAACTCTGACCTCCCATTGGGTGTGCGCACGCCGGACAGTATCATGTCCACCGGCTCCTCTGGAATGTCGGGCTCTACGAATCACATGTCCGCCTCGATGACGCACCAATGGCGCTTGCCCGAGAAACTGCAGATCATCAAACCGATGGAGGGATCACAGACGTTGCACCATTGGTCGCGtctggccacgcccacactcAGTGGACTGCTGGACGAGCGTCCCGGCGTTACGATTCGCGGTGGACGTGGGCTAGACGACCTCGGCATGCAGATCTACACGCTCTCGGACGTCGAGGAGGACGTTAGCGATGAGCTGCCCGGCAAACAGTTCGAAGCGCCGGGCTGCACGTTCACCTACACCAACAGCATGGTTATGCATCCGGACGATGGCTTTGTTAACGATCTGTCGTTCCTGTCGCAGTCGCAGATGTCCTCGCGAATGGCCTCCACATCGACATCGAGACAACCCAG TTGTCCCGCCACGCCCCGCGCTGGACTCTCGCGCAAAAACTCCTGCTCCACATTTTCGGTGAACCTCGGACTCGCCGGGATGCTGAATGAGAGGGGTATCAAGGCGGTTACGCCCAGTGCCCTCAACACGCCCGCCGGTCCAAACTTCTCGCCCACGGTGACGCCATGCAACAGCCCGGAGGGATCGCCTCCTCGCGCCCAGTCGCCTGAGCCGCTCTTTGGACTGCTCTCGTCGGGTGCGGATCTAATTCGTCGTAAGATCGTCGGCGatcagcaccagcagcagcaacataagCAACGGAGCAGCCTCAgcaagcagcagcagcaaaagaTCATGCTGTCGCACCTGGAGAGACGGGCACTGCGATCGTTGAACCTAATCGAGAAGGtggagagcattggactggaGAATATAATAAGCGCACAGAGAGGCCTTGGCTCGGGTATTGCGAACCGCAGTAGTTCGCCGCTGAGCAGTGGCAGCCTGCAGAGTCTGCACACCAGCACCAACAGCATTGTGGACGACATACACTTTGATCGGGCTCAAATCAAGGGTGTGCTGCATCGAGGCTTAAAGTCGCCCACGCCCGCTGGAGCATCAACTTCGGCAGCAGCCGCCGTAGCTTTGTCGAcgagcagcagcaccagcgcTTACAACAGCGATGATAGCGACGACCAGGGtttagtgatgaaaagcaaGCCATCAAAGGGCGCGACACCCAAAACCACAACAGCAGCACaacaaagtcagccaacttCTGGATCGAGTGCACCGACGACGACAACGTCCAACGGCACGGCCAGCGAAACGCGGTTGAAGCAGATGCAGCGCCAGAAATCGCGGAGGCAGCTGAAGAACGGCATGGCCAGCCAGAGACCCGATCTGGGCACAATTTCTGGAGGCGGCGGTCGGGTGCGCCCCGATCTGGGAAAAGTTGCCgacagcggcagcagcaagCTGAGCACCAAGCGACATGAGGCAAAGGcagcggaggaggaggaggcggcaCCACAGAGCATCACACAGGCGTTTGTGGGTTCAGTTAGTTCCTTGCTTTTCGGCCGCAAGGGCGGTTGGCTGTAA
- the milt gene encoding trafficking kinesin-binding protein milt isoform X1, producing MPVFNSATRSKPNQQESAEAHYPIRKLEALPIIVEHEADDYGQTFENGSQLNSTFTRDVDGETSLILSKSSSSLCSNASDDSLNTTTLITCKPSNSSKHFENTYKLLGQHLDTNCQRSADKLQQLNESGSDFDFDSISSSCSSMSAIVNGIEPPPTRLELELEAVDRMRCIVQQMKSGPKSMDAPQLLGGSAPLLALLHDFASKGQRKAGEMMGGSVPGTPVPSPITGPLEAPHFELPPELLQAASSWELMYYASKNVDGKNCLKVVRSLLTNKVLCGNRVSQMTRAYDDIEAVTRLLEEKEKDLELTVQIGKELLTQNNALEARVADLETDLKASNDDRAQLVHELHKKNELISVLTNDADDGTDTDTPTMSKSITLDLLQRKVNTLIDENKSLKCEATQLAHQTDEVEEHERQLMADISAQLNDANSQYDNLSLELERQREENRLQHEQIVSLTARLAEAEMRLHQLTQDNDEHLSLLHVTKENQNALALELVEFKQRYEEVLALLHSAQDQLKQQRKRSQPMARSSFLGGLGTSGAGVGGGLFQPDSLHFELMESSQYSENSLDSGISGDSQRSADRINRMMMNMPSGGMSTSAMGGSIYAGAGNVPPYKRVFDTVRCAGKSGNYMDSGNVSMTQLGAMSMSSTSGPRMASMAYPAGSYYRGGSSQSLGVKTLSSESLNSQSDDGYPAQPSGVPGAPGAKELEAALKRLTPAEVLARRAMLSYAPAGTYNYDEPMTHGAGKDRNSDLPLGVRTPDSIMSTGSSGMSGSTNHMSASMTHQWRLPEKLQIIKPMEGSQTLHHWSRLATPTLSGLLDERPGVTIRGGRGLDDLGMQIYTLSDVEEDVSDELPGKQFEAPGCTFTYTNSMVMHPDDGFVNDLSFLSQSQMSSRMASTSTSRQPSCPATPRAGLSRKNSCSTFSVNLGLAGMLNERGIKAVTPSALNTPAGPNFSPTVTPCNSPEGSPPRAQSPEPLFGLLSSGADLIRRKIVGDQHQQQQHKQRSSLSKQQQQKIMLSHLERRALRSLNLIEKVESIGLENIISAQRGLGSGIANRSSSPLSSGSLQSLHTSTNSIVDDIHFDRAQIKGVLHRGLKSPTPAGASTSAAAAVALSTSSSTSAYNSDDSDDQGLVMKSKPSKGATPKTTTAAQQSQPTSGSSAPTTTTSNGTASETRLKQMQRQKSRRQLKNGMASQRPDLGTISGGGGRVRPDLGKVADSGSSKLSTKRHEAKAAEEEEAAPQSITQAFVGSVSSLLFGRKGGWL from the exons ATGCCAGTTTTTAACAGTGCAACGCGAAGTAAACCCAATCAACAAGAATCTGCAGAGGCACATTATCCCATCAGAAAGCTGGAGGCCCTGCCCATAATAGTGGAGCATGAGGCGGATGATTATGGGCAAACCTTCGAGAATGGCAGCCAGCTTAATAGCACCTTTACTCGTGATGTGGATGGAGAAACCTCGCTGATCTTGAGCAAGTCGAGCAGTTCCCTGTGCTCCAATGCTTCGGATGATTCCCTGAATACTACCACTCTGATCACCTGCAAGCCTTCCAACTCGAGCAAACACTTTGAGAACACCTACAAGCTGCTGGGTCAGCACTTGGATACCAATTGCCAGCGATCGGCGGATAAATTGCAGCAGCTAAATGAATCTGGCAGTGATTTCGACTTCGACAGCATATCCTCCAGCTGTTCCTCGATGTCGGCGATTGTCAACGGGATAGAACCGCCGCCCACGCGTCTGGAACTCGAACTGGAGGCGGTGGATCGGATGCGGTGCATTGTGCAGCAGATGAAGTCAGGGCCAAAGTCCATGGATGCACCGCAACTGCTGGGCGGTTCGGCTCCTCTTTTGGCCCTGCTTCACGATTTCGCCTCCAAGGGACAGCGAAAGGCGGGCGAGATGATGGGCGGCAGTGTTCCTGGTACTCCGGTCCCAAGTCCAATCACCGGTCCCCTGGAGGCACCGCACTTCGAGTTGCCCCCGGAGCTACTGCAGGCAGCCAGCAGCTGGGAACTCATGTACTACGCCTCCAAGAATGTCGATGGCAAGAACTGCCTGAAGGTGGTGCGCAGTCTGCTGACGAACAAGG TTCTATGCGGCAACCGCGTTAGCCAGATGACTCGGGCGTACGATGACATTGAGGCCGTGACGCGACTGCTGGAGGAGAAGGAGAAGGACCTGGAGCTGACTGTGCAGATCGGAAAGGAGCTGCTCACCCAGAACAATGCCCTCGAGGCCCGGGTCGCTGATTTGGAGACCGATCTCAAGGCCTCCAACGACGATCGCGCCCAGCTTGTCCACGAACTGCACAAGAAGAACGAGCTTATCTCGGTGCTTACCAACGATGCAGACGATGGCACAGATACTG ACACTCCCACCATGTCGAAGTCCATAACCCTGGACCTGCTGCAGCGCAAGGTAAACACTCTGATCGACGAGAATAAGTCACTCAAGTGCGAGGCCACCCAATTGGCCCACCAGACGGAcgaggtggaggagcatgagcGCCAGCTGATGGCCGATATCAGTGCCCAGTTGAACGATGCCAATTCGCAGTACGACAACCTCAGTCTGGAGTTGGAGCGGCAACGGGAGGAGAACCGACTGCAGCACGAGCAGATCGTGAGCCTGACAGCTCGCCTGGCGGAGGCGGAGATGCGGCTGCACCAACTGACGCAAGACAACGACGAGCACCTGTCCCTGCTGCACGTGACCAAGGAGAACCAAAATGCCTTGGCTCTGGAGCTGGTGGAGTTCAAACAACGCTACGAAGAGGTGCTCGCCCTGCTGCACTCGGCCCAGGATCAGCTTAAGCAGCAGCGTAAGCGGTCTCAACCGATGGCTAGAAGCTCCTTCCTCGGTGGCCTGGGCACAAGTGGTGCAGGCGTTGGAGGTGGTCTCTTCCAGCCGGATTCGCTGCACTTCGAGCTGATGGAGTCGTCGCAGTACTCAGAGAATAGCCTGGACTCTGGCATATCCGGCGACAGCCAACGATCTGCGGACCGCATTAATCGCATGATGATGAACATGCCGTCCGGCGGCATGAGTACATCGGCCATGGGCGGCAGCATCTACGCAGGAGCTGGCAACGTGCCTCCGTACAAGCGGGTGTTCGACACGGTGCGATGTGCCGGCAAGAGCGGCAACTACATGGACAGCGGCAACGTGTCGATGACCCAACTGGGCGCCATGTCGATGAGCAGCACCTCGGGGCCGCGCATGGCTTCGATGGCGTATCCAGCGGGCTCATACTATCGTGGCGGTAGCAGTCAATCGCTGGGCGTTAAAACTCTGTCCAGCGAGAGTCTCAACTCCCAGTCAGATGACGGTTATCCAGCCCAGCCCTCTGGTGTGCCAGGAGCGCCCGGCGCCAAGGAGCTGGAGGCGGCACTCAAGAGGCTGACGCCGGCGGAGGTATTGGCCCGCCGTGCTATGCTGTCTTATGCGCCGGCTGGAACCTATAACTATGATGAACCCATGACTCATGGAGCAGGAAAAGACCGCAACTCTGACCTCCCATTGGGTGTGCGCACGCCGGACAGTATCATGTCCACCGGCTCCTCTGGAATGTCGGGCTCTACGAATCACATGTCCGCCTCGATGACGCACCAATGGCGCTTGCCCGAGAAACTGCAGATCATCAAACCGATGGAGGGATCACAGACGTTGCACCATTGGTCGCGtctggccacgcccacactcAGTGGACTGCTGGACGAGCGTCCCGGCGTTACGATTCGCGGTGGACGTGGGCTAGACGACCTCGGCATGCAGATCTACACGCTCTCGGACGTCGAGGAGGACGTTAGCGATGAGCTGCCCGGCAAACAGTTCGAAGCGCCGGGCTGCACGTTCACCTACACCAACAGCATGGTTATGCATCCGGACGATGGCTTTGTTAACGATCTGTCGTTCCTGTCGCAGTCGCAGATGTCCTCGCGAATGGCCTCCACATCGACATCGAGACAACCCAG TTGTCCCGCCACGCCCCGCGCTGGACTCTCGCGCAAAAACTCCTGCTCCACATTTTCGGTGAACCTCGGACTCGCCGGGATGCTGAATGAGAGGGGTATCAAGGCGGTTACGCCCAGTGCCCTCAACACGCCCGCCGGTCCAAACTTCTCGCCCACGGTGACGCCATGCAACAGCCCGGAGGGATCGCCTCCTCGCGCCCAGTCGCCTGAGCCGCTCTTTGGACTGCTCTCGTCGGGTGCGGATCTAATTCGTCGTAAGATCGTCGGCGatcagcaccagcagcagcaacataagCAACGGAGCAGCCTCAgcaagcagcagcagcaaaagaTCATGCTGTCGCACCTGGAGAGACGGGCACTGCGATCGTTGAACCTAATCGAGAAGGtggagagcattggactggaGAATATAATAAGCGCACAGAGAGGCCTTGGCTCGGGTATTGCGAACCGCAGTAGTTCGCCGCTGAGCAGTGGCAGCCTGCAGAGTCTGCACACCAGCACCAACAGCATTGTGGACGACATACACTTTGATCGGGCTCAAATCAAGGGTGTGCTGCATCGAGGCTTAAAGTCGCCCACGCCCGCTGGAGCATCAACTTCGGCAGCAGCCGCCGTAGCTTTGTCGAcgagcagcagcaccagcgcTTACAACAGCGATGATAGCGACGACCAGGGtttagtgatgaaaagcaaGCCATCAAAGGGCGCGACACCCAAAACCACAACAGCAGCACaacaaagtcagccaacttCTGGATCGAGTGCACCGACGACGACAACGTCCAACGGCACGGCCAGCGAAACGCGGTTGAAGCAGATGCAGCGCCAGAAATCGCGGAGGCAGCTGAAGAACGGCATGGCCAGCCAGAGACCCGATCTGGGCACAATTTCTGGAGGCGGCGGTCGGGTGCGCCCCGATCTGGGAAAAGTTGCCgacagcggcagcagcaagCTGAGCACCAAGCGACATGAGGCAAAGGcagcggaggaggaggaggcggcaCCACAGAGCATCACACAGGCGTTTGTGGGTTCAGTTAGTTCCTTGCTTTTCGGCCGCAAGGGCGGTTGGCTGTAA
- the milt gene encoding trafficking kinesin-binding protein milt isoform X4, whose protein sequence is MTRAYDDIEAVTRLLEEKEKDLELTVQIGKELLTQNNALEARVADLETDLKASNDDRAQLVHELHKKNELISVLTNDADDGTDTDTPTMSKSITLDLLQRKVNTLIDENKSLKCEATQLAHQTDEVEEHERQLMADISAQLNDANSQYDNLSLELERQREENRLQHEQIVSLTARLAEAEMRLHQLTQDNDEHLSLLHVTKENQNALALELVEFKQRYEEVLALLHSAQDQLKQQRKRSQPMARSSFLGGLGTSGAGVGGGLFQPDSLHFELMESSQYSENSLDSGISGDSQRSADRINRMMMNMPSGGMSTSAMGGSIYAGAGNVPPYKRVFDTVRCAGKSGNYMDSGNVSMTQLGAMSMSSTSGPRMASMAYPAGSYYRGGSSQSLGVKTLSSESLNSQSDDGYPAQPSGVPGAPGAKELEAALKRLTPAEVLARRAMLSYAPAGTYNYDEPMTHGAGKDRNSDLPLGVRTPDSIMSTGSSGMSGSTNHMSASMTHQWRLPEKLQIIKPMEGSQTLHHWSRLATPTLSGLLDERPGVTIRGGRGLDDLGMQIYTLSDVEEDVSDELPGKQFEAPGCTFTYTNSMVMHPDDGFVNDLSFLSQSQMSSRMASTSTSRQPSCPATPRAGLSRKNSCSTFSVNLGLAGMLNERGIKAVTPSALNTPAGPNFSPTVTPCNSPEGSPPRAQSPEPLFGLLSSGADLIRRKIVGDQHQQQQHKQRSSLSKQQQQKIMLSHLERRALRSLNLIEKVESIGLENIISAQRGLGSGIANRSSSPLSSGSLQSLHTSTNSIVDDIHFDRAQIKGVLHRGLKSPTPAGASTSAAAAVALSTSSSTSAYNSDDSDDQGLVMKSKPSKGATPKTTTAAQQSQPTSGSSAPTTTTSNGTASETRLKQMQRQKSRRQLKNGMASQRPDLGTISGGGGRVRPDLGKVADSGSSKLSTKRHEAKAAEEEEAAPQSITQAFVGSVSSLLFGRKGGWL, encoded by the exons ATGACTCGGGCGTACGATGACATTGAGGCCGTGACGCGACTGCTGGAGGAGAAGGAGAAGGACCTGGAGCTGACTGTGCAGATCGGAAAGGAGCTGCTCACCCAGAACAATGCCCTCGAGGCCCGGGTCGCTGATTTGGAGACCGATCTCAAGGCCTCCAACGACGATCGCGCCCAGCTTGTCCACGAACTGCACAAGAAGAACGAGCTTATCTCGGTGCTTACCAACGATGCAGACGATGGCACAGATACTG ACACTCCCACCATGTCGAAGTCCATAACCCTGGACCTGCTGCAGCGCAAGGTAAACACTCTGATCGACGAGAATAAGTCACTCAAGTGCGAGGCCACCCAATTGGCCCACCAGACGGAcgaggtggaggagcatgagcGCCAGCTGATGGCCGATATCAGTGCCCAGTTGAACGATGCCAATTCGCAGTACGACAACCTCAGTCTGGAGTTGGAGCGGCAACGGGAGGAGAACCGACTGCAGCACGAGCAGATCGTGAGCCTGACAGCTCGCCTGGCGGAGGCGGAGATGCGGCTGCACCAACTGACGCAAGACAACGACGAGCACCTGTCCCTGCTGCACGTGACCAAGGAGAACCAAAATGCCTTGGCTCTGGAGCTGGTGGAGTTCAAACAACGCTACGAAGAGGTGCTCGCCCTGCTGCACTCGGCCCAGGATCAGCTTAAGCAGCAGCGTAAGCGGTCTCAACCGATGGCTAGAAGCTCCTTCCTCGGTGGCCTGGGCACAAGTGGTGCAGGCGTTGGAGGTGGTCTCTTCCAGCCGGATTCGCTGCACTTCGAGCTGATGGAGTCGTCGCAGTACTCAGAGAATAGCCTGGACTCTGGCATATCCGGCGACAGCCAACGATCTGCGGACCGCATTAATCGCATGATGATGAACATGCCGTCCGGCGGCATGAGTACATCGGCCATGGGCGGCAGCATCTACGCAGGAGCTGGCAACGTGCCTCCGTACAAGCGGGTGTTCGACACGGTGCGATGTGCCGGCAAGAGCGGCAACTACATGGACAGCGGCAACGTGTCGATGACCCAACTGGGCGCCATGTCGATGAGCAGCACCTCGGGGCCGCGCATGGCTTCGATGGCGTATCCAGCGGGCTCATACTATCGTGGCGGTAGCAGTCAATCGCTGGGCGTTAAAACTCTGTCCAGCGAGAGTCTCAACTCCCAGTCAGATGACGGTTATCCAGCCCAGCCCTCTGGTGTGCCAGGAGCGCCCGGCGCCAAGGAGCTGGAGGCGGCACTCAAGAGGCTGACGCCGGCGGAGGTATTGGCCCGCCGTGCTATGCTGTCTTATGCGCCGGCTGGAACCTATAACTATGATGAACCCATGACTCATGGAGCAGGAAAAGACCGCAACTCTGACCTCCCATTGGGTGTGCGCACGCCGGACAGTATCATGTCCACCGGCTCCTCTGGAATGTCGGGCTCTACGAATCACATGTCCGCCTCGATGACGCACCAATGGCGCTTGCCCGAGAAACTGCAGATCATCAAACCGATGGAGGGATCACAGACGTTGCACCATTGGTCGCGtctggccacgcccacactcAGTGGACTGCTGGACGAGCGTCCCGGCGTTACGATTCGCGGTGGACGTGGGCTAGACGACCTCGGCATGCAGATCTACACGCTCTCGGACGTCGAGGAGGACGTTAGCGATGAGCTGCCCGGCAAACAGTTCGAAGCGCCGGGCTGCACGTTCACCTACACCAACAGCATGGTTATGCATCCGGACGATGGCTTTGTTAACGATCTGTCGTTCCTGTCGCAGTCGCAGATGTCCTCGCGAATGGCCTCCACATCGACATCGAGACAACCCAG TTGTCCCGCCACGCCCCGCGCTGGACTCTCGCGCAAAAACTCCTGCTCCACATTTTCGGTGAACCTCGGACTCGCCGGGATGCTGAATGAGAGGGGTATCAAGGCGGTTACGCCCAGTGCCCTCAACACGCCCGCCGGTCCAAACTTCTCGCCCACGGTGACGCCATGCAACAGCCCGGAGGGATCGCCTCCTCGCGCCCAGTCGCCTGAGCCGCTCTTTGGACTGCTCTCGTCGGGTGCGGATCTAATTCGTCGTAAGATCGTCGGCGatcagcaccagcagcagcaacataagCAACGGAGCAGCCTCAgcaagcagcagcagcaaaagaTCATGCTGTCGCACCTGGAGAGACGGGCACTGCGATCGTTGAACCTAATCGAGAAGGtggagagcattggactggaGAATATAATAAGCGCACAGAGAGGCCTTGGCTCGGGTATTGCGAACCGCAGTAGTTCGCCGCTGAGCAGTGGCAGCCTGCAGAGTCTGCACACCAGCACCAACAGCATTGTGGACGACATACACTTTGATCGGGCTCAAATCAAGGGTGTGCTGCATCGAGGCTTAAAGTCGCCCACGCCCGCTGGAGCATCAACTTCGGCAGCAGCCGCCGTAGCTTTGTCGAcgagcagcagcaccagcgcTTACAACAGCGATGATAGCGACGACCAGGGtttagtgatgaaaagcaaGCCATCAAAGGGCGCGACACCCAAAACCACAACAGCAGCACaacaaagtcagccaacttCTGGATCGAGTGCACCGACGACGACAACGTCCAACGGCACGGCCAGCGAAACGCGGTTGAAGCAGATGCAGCGCCAGAAATCGCGGAGGCAGCTGAAGAACGGCATGGCCAGCCAGAGACCCGATCTGGGCACAATTTCTGGAGGCGGCGGTCGGGTGCGCCCCGATCTGGGAAAAGTTGCCgacagcggcagcagcaagCTGAGCACCAAGCGACATGAGGCAAAGGcagcggaggaggaggaggcggcaCCACAGAGCATCACACAGGCGTTTGTGGGTTCAGTTAGTTCCTTGCTTTTCGGCCGCAAGGGCGGTTGGCTGTAA